A genomic stretch from Bacteroidota bacterium includes:
- a CDS encoding DNA polymerase III subunit alpha has translation MYLNTHSYYSLRYGTLSIQRLLAQAEECGIKSFALTDINNTSGWFELLKHARNKNIHVVPGIDFRNDDQQLYIGIAKNHEGLAALNRFLSEHLLAKKALPEIAPHIDNTYFIYPFNADKNYVLEENDFIGVRPEQLNRLKFSKYKRYTKKLIALNPVSFGGKKDHNAHRILQAINHNTIITKLDAITLASPTEIFYNYDQLKKQFEGFEFLLKNAENILADCQFDFEFGVNKNKLHFTGNEKEDMDLLLQLTFEGVRKRYGKVNKTLLDRVNKELDIVIKKGFVCYFLINWDLVEYARRQGYFCIGRGSGANSLIAYCLRITDVDPIELDLYFERFINLFRETPPDFDIDFSWKDRNDVTEYIFNKYTHEHTALLGTYSEFKEKSFIREVAKTFGLPKNEIDALIKLYGEENFNAAKIPDRIAQSIYNYGEFIYRFPNMLSIHSSGILISEKPIYYYSPTYLPPKGFPTVQFDMYVAEDIGLYKFDILSQRGLGHIKDTIQLVKENKNIAIDISQTETFKKDPLLNKRLSVGDAIGCFYIESPAMRTLLCKLKTSDYLNLVAASSIIRPGVARSGMMRTFIQRHRFPESRKDIHQVMGNIMPDTYGVMVYQEDVIKVAHHFAKLTLSEADVLRRGMSGKYRSKEEFQRIREKYFENCRSQGYTEELMKDVWHQIESFAGYSFAKGHSASYAVESYQSLYLKTYYPHEFMVGVINNFGGFYSTELYVHEAKMQGAKIEAPCVNLSYNETVIYSDTIYLGFQHMQNFESKVIENILHERLLNGSFKSLDDFLLRVEISLEQLEILIQINAFRFTEIPKHTLLIEAYMRLNKTKKTSPAKELFPPEKSEVFQFPELFEDTLQNAWDEIQILGFPLTSPFALIANQEILNHNLVNAVDLEKHIGKKVEIVAYYVTRKYTATIKGDVMYFGTFVDIHGHWLDTIHFPPVAKKYRFQGKCCYHIKGKVVDDFGVYSVEVEWMQALTVKTPQYI, from the coding sequence ATGTACCTCAACACCCATTCATATTATAGTCTGCGATACGGAACATTATCCATTCAGCGATTGCTTGCACAAGCTGAGGAGTGTGGTATAAAATCATTTGCACTTACTGACATTAATAATACTTCCGGTTGGTTTGAATTATTGAAACATGCCCGCAATAAAAATATACATGTGGTGCCCGGAATTGATTTCAGAAATGATGATCAGCAATTGTATATCGGCATTGCAAAAAATCATGAAGGTCTTGCTGCACTCAATCGTTTTTTATCAGAACATCTGCTTGCAAAAAAAGCATTGCCCGAAATTGCTCCGCACATTGACAATACATATTTTATTTATCCTTTTAATGCGGATAAAAATTATGTGCTGGAAGAAAATGATTTTATCGGTGTGCGACCTGAACAATTAAATCGGTTGAAATTTTCAAAATACAAACGCTATACAAAAAAGTTAATAGCACTAAATCCGGTGAGTTTTGGTGGAAAAAAAGATCACAATGCACATCGCATTTTACAGGCGATTAATCACAATACTATCATCACAAAATTGGATGCAATCACGCTTGCTTCACCCACAGAAATTTTTTATAATTATGATCAACTAAAAAAACAATTTGAAGGCTTTGAATTTTTATTAAAGAATGCAGAAAATATTTTAGCTGATTGTCAATTCGATTTTGAATTTGGTGTCAATAAAAACAAACTGCATTTTACCGGCAATGAAAAAGAAGATATGGACCTGCTGTTGCAATTAACTTTTGAAGGAGTGCGCAAGCGTTATGGCAAAGTAAATAAAACACTGCTGGATCGGGTAAATAAAGAATTGGATATTGTTATTAAAAAAGGATTTGTCTGTTATTTTCTTATCAATTGGGATCTGGTGGAATATGCACGACGACAGGGTTACTTCTGCATTGGTCGTGGAAGCGGCGCCAATAGTTTAATTGCATATTGTCTGCGCATTACGGATGTGGATCCGATTGAACTCGATTTATATTTCGAACGGTTTATTAATTTATTTCGGGAAACGCCCCCTGATTTTGATATTGATTTTTCATGGAAAGATCGCAATGATGTAACCGAATATATTTTCAATAAATACACACATGAACATACAGCATTGTTAGGTACGTATTCGGAGTTTAAAGAAAAATCTTTTATTCGTGAAGTAGCAAAAACGTTTGGCTTACCGAAAAATGAAATTGATGCATTGATAAAACTCTATGGTGAAGAAAATTTTAATGCTGCAAAAATTCCGGATCGCATTGCGCAGAGTATTTATAATTACGGTGAATTTATTTATCGTTTTCCCAACATGCTCAGCATACATTCCAGCGGTATATTAATTTCAGAAAAACCCATTTATTATTATTCACCAACGTACCTACCACCTAAAGGATTTCCAACAGTACAATTTGATATGTATGTGGCAGAAGATATTGGATTATACAAATTTGATATTTTAAGTCAGCGGGGTTTAGGACATATTAAAGACACCATTCAATTAGTAAAAGAAAATAAAAATATAGCAATTGATATTTCACAAACAGAAACATTTAAAAAAGATCCACTATTAAATAAACGATTATCCGTTGGTGATGCTATCGGTTGTTTTTATATTGAGTCACCTGCAATGCGCACTCTATTATGCAAGTTGAAAACAAGCGATTATTTAAACTTAGTTGCTGCAAGTTCTATCATTCGTCCGGGTGTTGCCCGTTCGGGAATGATGCGCACATTTATTCAGCGGCATCGTTTTCCGGAAAGCAGAAAAGATATTCATCAGGTAATGGGAAATATTATGCCCGATACTTATGGTGTGATGGTATATCAGGAAGATGTGATTAAAGTAGCGCATCATTTTGCAAAACTTACATTGAGCGAAGCAGATGTGTTGCGTCGTGGTATGAGTGGAAAATATAGATCGAAAGAAGAGTTTCAACGCATTCGTGAAAAGTATTTTGAGAACTGTAGAAGTCAGGGTTATACAGAAGAATTAATGAAAGATGTATGGCATCAGATAGAAAGTTTTGCGGGTTATTCATTTGCAAAAGGACATAGTGCATCTTATGCTGTTGAGAGTTATCAAAGTTTATATTTAAAAACATATTATCCGCATGAATTTATGGTGGGCGTAATAAATAATTTCGGCGGATTTTATAGCACGGAATTATATGTGCATGAAGCAAAAATGCAGGGAGCAAAAATAGAAGCACCGTGTGTGAATTTAAGTTATAATGAAACTGTAATTTATAGTGATACAATTTATCTCGGCTTTCAACACATGCAAAATTTTGAAAGTAAAGTGATTGAAAATATTTTACATGAACGCTTATTAAATGGAAGTTTTAAAAGTCTGGATGATTTTTTATTGCGGGTAGAAATTTCATTGGAGCAATTAGAAATTTTAATTCAGATAAATGCATTTCGTTTTACAGAAATCCCAAAACATACGTTATTAATCGAAGCTTATATGCGATTAAACAAAACAAAAAAAACTTCTCCCGCAAAAGAATTATTTCCTCCGGAAAAAAGTGAAGTATTTCAATTCCCGGAATTGTTTGAAGATACTTTGCAAAATGCCTGGGACGAAATTCAGATTTTAGGATTTCCACTCACATCACCATTTGCACTTATTGCCAATCAGGAAATATTAAATCACAACTTAGTGAATGCTGTCGATCTTGAAAAACATATTGGCAAAAAAGTAGAAATAGTGGCTTATTACGTTACCCGCAAATACACTGCTACCATAAAAGGTGATGTAATGTATTTCGGCACCTTCGTTGACATACATGGGCATTGGTTAGATACC
- the dinB gene encoding DNA polymerase IV, with amino-acid sequence MTRTVVHMDLDTFFVSVERLKDSRLLGKPVLVGGSSGRGVVASCSYEARRFGIHSAMPMKMAKNLCPEAIVVRGDYEHYTHYSDLITDIIEESVPAYEKSSIDEFYIDLSGMDRFFGCYMYATELRQKIIKESGLPISLGLSENKTVSKIATGQAKPNNQMKIDYGCEKTFLAPLSVKKIPMVGDKTADTLRRMGIVTIKTVQEMPMKVMENILGENGSTIWRKANGIDNTPVEVHSRRKSISTEETFDQDTIDVNRLRNILVAMTEKLAYQLRKEGKLTSVITVKLRYSDFETHTTQSRIPYTSTDHSLIARVKELFEKLYTRRTLVRLIGVRFSGLVSGGYQINLLEDSEHLIRLYQAMDKMRNKHGRDAVMRAGSLGYHFREFNPFNGVKK; translated from the coding sequence ATGACCCGCACCGTAGTACATATGGATCTCGACACTTTCTTCGTGTCTGTTGAGCGACTGAAAGACAGTCGGCTTCTCGGCAAACCTGTGCTTGTGGGTGGCAGCAGCGGCCGAGGTGTGGTAGCATCGTGTAGTTATGAAGCCCGCCGCTTTGGTATCCACAGCGCTATGCCGATGAAGATGGCAAAAAATTTATGTCCTGAGGCTATTGTGGTTCGTGGTGATTATGAGCATTACACCCATTACTCGGACCTGATAACCGACATTATTGAAGAGAGTGTTCCGGCGTATGAAAAATCTTCTATTGATGAATTTTATATCGACCTCAGCGGCATGGATCGCTTCTTCGGTTGCTACATGTATGCTACTGAATTGCGACAAAAAATTATTAAAGAATCCGGGCTGCCGATTTCTCTTGGATTATCAGAAAATAAAACCGTTTCGAAAATTGCTACCGGTCAGGCAAAACCGAATAACCAAATGAAAATAGATTACGGTTGCGAAAAAACATTTCTTGCGCCGCTGTCTGTAAAAAAAATTCCGATGGTGGGAGATAAAACTGCCGACACATTACGACGCATGGGAATAGTTACTATTAAAACGGTTCAGGAGATGCCGATGAAAGTAATGGAAAATATTCTGGGTGAAAATGGCAGTACGATTTGGCGCAAAGCAAATGGTATTGACAACACACCGGTGGAAGTACACAGCCGCCGCAAATCAATTTCTACCGAAGAAACTTTTGATCAGGATACAATTGATGTAAATCGCTTGCGCAACATATTAGTGGCTATGACAGAAAAACTTGCTTACCAATTGCGCAAAGAAGGGAAACTCACTTCGGTGATAACAGTAAAGTTGCGCTACTCCGATTTTGAAACACATACCACACAAAGTCGCATTCCCTACACTTCCACTGATCATTCGCTGATAGCACGAGTGAAAGAATTGTTTGAAAAACTCTATACCCGCCGCACATTAGTAAGATTGATTGGTGTGCGCTTCAGCGGATTGGTAAGCGGTGGTTATCAGATAAATCTTTTGGAAGATTCTGAACACTTAATTCGATTATATCAGGCAATGGATAAAATGCGGAATAAACATGGACGAGATGCTGTGATGCGTGCCGGTAGTTTGGGATATCATTTCAGAGAGTTTAATCCTTTTAATGGAGTGAAGAAATAG
- a CDS encoding endonuclease domain-containing protein, with product MNSKEFARHLRKNMTSEESLMWGNLRNRNCLGLKFVRQHPVYYPGEIGKSRYFIADFYCEEKKLVIEIDGGIHLQQIEYDNNRDTIMQEMGLQVLRIKNEEIKSMSATLEKLKMYLSNLPSYKKEKDKRDL from the coding sequence ATGAACTCGAAAGAATTTGCACGACACCTGCGGAAAAATATGACTTCAGAAGAATCATTGATGTGGGGTAATCTCCGCAACAGAAATTGTTTGGGTTTAAAATTCGTCAGACAGCATCCTGTTTACTATCCCGGCGAAATTGGAAAAAGCCGATACTTTATAGCTGACTTTTATTGTGAAGAAAAAAAATTGGTGATTGAGATAGACGGAGGTATTCATTTACAGCAAATAGAGTATGATAATAACCGGGATACAATAATGCAGGAAATGGGATTGCAAGTTCTAAGGATAAAAAATGAAGAGATAAAAAGTATGTCAGCAACACTTGAAAAATTAAAAATGTATCTCTCTAATCTCCCTTCCTATAAAAAAGAAAAAGATAAAAGAGACTTATAA
- a CDS encoding phage Gp37/Gp68 family protein, translating into MAQSSIEWTEMTWNPTTGCSKVSDGCKYCYAEVMAKRLQAMGLEKYSDGFKLRLHPDALTIPFTWNKPKIVFVNSMSDLFHKNVPLEFIQKVFDVMNKNPQHTFQVLTKRAERLAELHDKLHWSENIWMGVSVENEKVISRIDFLKVTNANIKFLSCEPLIGALPNLNLDKINWVIVGGESGRKARPMDIEWVLEIKEQCEQQKVKFFFKQWGGTNKKKTGRLLNGKTYDEMPERNTLLLRA; encoded by the coding sequence ATGGCTCAATCATCAATTGAATGGACAGAAATGACCTGGAATCCAACTACGGGATGTAGTAAGGTTTCTGACGGATGTAAATATTGTTATGCCGAAGTAATGGCTAAAAGATTGCAGGCAATGGGTCTCGAGAAATACTCGGATGGATTTAAATTGCGATTGCATCCTGATGCACTTACAATTCCTTTTACATGGAATAAACCTAAGATTGTATTTGTAAATTCAATGAGTGACTTATTTCATAAAAATGTTCCTCTGGAGTTTATTCAAAAAGTATTTGATGTAATGAATAAAAATCCTCAGCATACATTTCAGGTACTTACCAAACGAGCGGAAAGGTTAGCTGAATTGCACGATAAACTGCATTGGTCAGAAAATATATGGATGGGTGTGTCGGTTGAAAATGAGAAAGTAATAAGTCGTATTGATTTTCTAAAAGTAACAAACGCTAACATAAAATTCTTATCCTGTGAACCATTGATTGGTGCTTTGCCAAATTTGAATCTGGATAAAATCAATTGGGTTATTGTAGGCGGTGAAAGCGGACGCAAAGCAAGACCTATGGATATTGAATGGGTATTAGAAATCAAAGAGCAATGTGAACAGCAGAAAGTAAAATTCTTTTTTAAGCAATGGGGTGGCACAAATAAAAAGAAAACCGGAAGACTTCTGAATGGGAAGACTTACGATGAAATGCCGGAACGTAATACTTTGTTGTTAAGAGCTTGA
- the tcmP gene encoding three-Cys-motif partner protein TcmP, with amino-acid sequence MAGISPKDFFKTQRETSEIKSEILDEYFKAWAAIMLRGQSYKTINELAYIDLFAGSGKYDDGNASTPLKILNSIYKSKGSSFIDYDKSVKTFFNDQDMNVIEKLKQNITTLDFYADLTHKPIIFQQEADEILLDNILKRGVPSLTFIDPLGYGYTKKMLLKTIQSWGSDLFILFNINRIRAAVENRLVEKNMYEIFESDLNRIREFYEREKNPTKRELFILERFENIFVDRNYKILKFRINFPNREQSSHYLYFISKVNIAITRAKEIMQKYSDYQDDGVPLFGANLLFNPTLFPELNNYSLVNLINFIRNNKIKLNGKKIEDIYLEYNYGTNYIKENYKEAFKELFRNNEIILLDKNGTSTSKTTYTATIKFI; translated from the coding sequence ATGGCTGGGATATCACCTAAGGATTTTTTTAAAACACAAAGAGAGACATCCGAAATTAAATCAGAAATTCTCGATGAATACTTTAAAGCTTGGGCTGCAATTATGTTAAGAGGGCAATCTTATAAAACAATTAATGAGTTAGCCTACATTGATTTATTTGCCGGATCAGGCAAATATGACGATGGGAATGCTTCAACACCATTAAAGATTTTAAATAGTATTTATAAAAGCAAAGGAAGCTCTTTTATTGATTATGATAAGAGTGTAAAAACATTTTTTAATGATCAAGATATGAATGTGATTGAAAAGCTAAAACAAAATATAACAACTCTTGATTTTTATGCCGACTTAACACACAAACCAATAATTTTTCAACAAGAAGCTGATGAGATTCTTTTAGATAACATTTTAAAAAGAGGAGTTCCCTCATTGACTTTTATTGACCCTTTAGGATATGGTTATACAAAAAAAATGTTGCTTAAAACTATACAAAGCTGGGGGTCAGATTTATTTATACTTTTTAATATAAATAGAATTCGTGCGGCAGTAGAAAATAGATTAGTTGAAAAAAATATGTATGAAATATTTGAGTCTGATCTTAATAGGATTAGAGAATTCTATGAGAGAGAAAAAAATCCAACTAAAAGGGAATTATTTATATTAGAAAGATTTGAAAATATTTTTGTAGATAGAAATTATAAGATTCTAAAATTTAGAATAAACTTTCCAAATAGGGAGCAATCAAGTCATTACCTTTATTTCATTTCCAAAGTAAATATTGCCATAACTCGAGCTAAAGAAATTATGCAAAAATATAGTGATTATCAAGATGATGGAGTTCCCCTTTTCGGAGCAAATTTATTATTTAATCCCACATTATTCCCTGAATTAAACAATTATTCTCTTGTTAATCTTATCAATTTTATAAGAAATAATAAAATAAAACTTAACGGCAAAAAAATCGAAGACATTTACTTAGAATACAATTATGGAACAAATTATATTAAAGAAAATTATAAAGAAGCATTTAAAGAATTGTTTAGAAATAATGAAATTATTCTGCTTGACAAAAATGGCACATCTACTTCAAAAACTACTTATACCGCAACTATTAAATTTATCTAA
- a CDS encoding LexA family transcriptional regulator: MSYFASNLKHLRSKRRMNQQELADMLKVGRTAIANYESATANPGHKTLLAIVKIFDISLDDFLNTDLSKPVIATWPEAYRPVVVTVDEAGDDNIVMVDTKAAAGYPTRFLEPEYYKELPAFKLPGTDYRNGTFRCFQIEGDSMADTLHNGDSVIGRFCDNHFRDVRQGFIHVIVTADQVLVKRVINHADTDHKLILLSDNEAYPPIEVDIDEVKEIWYVKSKLSTYMPVKKNDLDKLIGDLSMQVQMLKQRLDVMERDI; this comes from the coding sequence ATGAGTTACTTTGCTTCCAACCTAAAACACCTGCGCAGCAAACGGCGCATGAACCAGCAAGAGCTTGCTGATATGCTGAAAGTAGGGCGTACCGCCATCGCCAATTACGAATCGGCAACAGCAAACCCCGGACATAAAACATTGTTGGCTATTGTCAAAATATTTGACATATCGCTGGATGATTTTCTGAATACAGACTTATCTAAACCTGTAATTGCTACCTGGCCGGAAGCATATCGTCCGGTGGTGGTTACGGTGGATGAAGCCGGAGATGATAATATTGTAATGGTGGATACCAAAGCCGCAGCCGGTTATCCCACCCGATTTTTAGAACCGGAATATTATAAAGAGTTGCCCGCTTTCAAACTGCCTGGAACAGATTACCGCAACGGCACTTTCCGCTGCTTTCAGATTGAGGGCGATAGTATGGCCGACACACTGCACAATGGCGATAGTGTAATCGGGCGTTTTTGCGATAATCATTTCCGTGATGTGCGGCAGGGATTTATTCATGTAATAGTTACTGCCGATCAGGTGCTGGTGAAGCGGGTAATTAATCATGCAGACACCGACCACAAATTGATATTGCTGAGCGACAACGAAGCCTACCCGCCGATAGAAGTGGATATAGATGAGGTGAAAGAAATATGGTATGTAAAAAGTAAACTCTCCACCTATATGCCTGTAAAAAAGAACGACCTCGACAAACTCATCGGCGACCTCAGCATGCAGGTGCAGATGTTGAAGCAAAGGCTGGATGTGATGGAAAGAGATATTTAA
- a CDS encoding PA0069 family radical SAM protein translates to MINAIANEKKIKGRGAQFNPANKFLKQHIGQEHIEGLDEELETGRRTQFFTEHPKTILNEVKSPDVGMIWSLNPYQGCEHGCVYCYARNSHQYWGYSAGLDFESRIIVKPTAPALLEKVFLSKTWRPQPISLSGNTDCYQPIEKKMQITRSILQVCAKYRNPVGIITKNQLVERDLDILKDLASENLVRVIFSVTGTDEKIRLQTEPRTATYKQRLDTMAQLSKAGIPVGVMVAPIIPGLTDHMIPDVLRLAAENGATFAGMTMVRLNGAVAEIFTDWVLKTYPDKAQKILNGIRAVHEGNLNDSRWGKRMKGDGVIADAIHQLYRISKEKYFPLRDTFQFNVNAFCKAGQLQLPFNY, encoded by the coding sequence ATGATAAATGCAATAGCTAATGAAAAAAAAATTAAAGGAAGAGGCGCTCAATTCAATCCTGCCAACAAATTTTTAAAGCAGCATATCGGTCAGGAGCATATAGAAGGATTGGATGAGGAATTGGAAACAGGCAGACGAACACAATTTTTTACCGAGCATCCAAAAACGATTTTGAATGAAGTGAAAAGTCCGGATGTGGGGATGATATGGTCTTTAAATCCCTATCAGGGTTGTGAGCATGGATGTGTGTATTGTTATGCCCGTAACAGTCATCAGTATTGGGGTTATAGTGCAGGATTGGATTTTGAAAGTCGCATCATTGTAAAACCCACTGCGCCTGCATTATTAGAGAAAGTATTTTTAAGTAAAACATGGCGACCACAACCAATTTCACTTTCCGGAAATACAGATTGCTATCAACCCATTGAAAAGAAAATGCAGATAACAAGAAGCATATTACAAGTGTGTGCGAAATATAGAAATCCTGTAGGCATCATTACCAAAAATCAATTGGTGGAAAGAGATCTTGATATATTAAAAGACTTAGCATCAGAAAATTTAGTGCGTGTAATTTTTAGTGTTACAGGCACAGATGAAAAAATTCGTTTGCAAACAGAACCTCGCACTGCCACCTATAAACAGCGATTAGATACAATGGCTCAATTATCAAAAGCAGGTATTCCGGTTGGGGTAATGGTAGCTCCGATTATTCCGGGATTAACAGATCACATGATACCCGATGTATTGCGATTGGCAGCAGAAAACGGAGCCACATTTGCCGGCATGACGATGGTGAGATTGAATGGTGCAGTTGCAGAAATTTTTACTGATTGGGTATTGAAAACTTATCCCGATAAAGCACAAAAAATATTAAACGGTATTCGTGCAGTACATGAAGGAAATTTAAATGATAGCCGTTGGGGAAAACGGATGAAAGGCGACGGAGTAATTGCCGACGCCATTCATCAGTTATATAGAATTTCGAAAGAGAAATATTTCCCGTTGAGAGATACTTTTCAATTTAATGTAAATGCATTTTGCAAAGCAGGTCAATTGCAATTGCCTTTTAATTATTGA